One Nocardia huaxiensis genomic window, TGCCACCGCAGATTCGCCGGCTGCGCGTCATCTCCAACTGGCGCTGGCGCACCAAGGCCCGTCACCTGCGCAGGGCCGTGGGCGCGGTGATCGCCGAATACCGCCGCCGCGACGAGGATTTCAATGATGTGGTGTCGGCGCTCATCCGCCACACCGATCCCGAGACGGGGGCGACCCTGTCCGATGATCACATCATCGACGAGGCCATTCTCATGCTGGCCGGTGGTGTGGGCTCCATGGCCTCCCTTGCCGGTTGGCTCTGGCACGAGGTCATGCGCCATCCCGAGGTGGCCGAGCGGCTCTACGCGGAGCTGGACGCCGTGGTCGGGCCCGAGGGCATTCGCCCCGCAGACCTCGAAGCCCTGCCGTACCTCAAACAGGTTGTGGCGGAGACGATTCGCTTCTGGGGTCCGTGGATCAGCGCCGCCAACTCCGTCGCCGATCTGACCATCGGTGAGGTCACCATCCCGGCCGGATCCGCGATCATGTTCAGCCCCTACATGGTTCAGCACGACCCGCACAATTTCCCGCACCCCGAGCACTTCGACCCCGACCGCTGGTCACCCGAGCGCGCCGATGACACCGCCAAGAAGGCCAGTCTCTCCTTCGGCGTGGGTCGCCGCCGCTGCCTGGGTGACCACTTCGCCATGCTCGAGATCGCGCTCGCCTCGGCGGCCCTGCTCGCCCGCTGGCGGCCCGTCCCGGATCCGGACTACACCGTGCGGCCCTCGAACCGGGACTTCGTGCTCTCACCGTCGGCCATCCCCGTCACCCTGCACCCCCGTGAGCGAACGAAGTGAGCGAACCATCAGCACAGCGCGCGTCGCGCACGCACCGACGAGCGCAGCGAGGAGGGGCGTGAGCGGCGGACCGTGACGGATGTCGGAGGGGCGGGCTAGCCTCGGGTCATGTGCCGAAACATCACCGCCCTGCGTGGGCTGGAACCAGCGGCCACACCTGAGGAGATCCAGGCGGCCGCCCTGCAGTACGTGCGCAAGGTCGGCGGGCTGTCGAGCATTTCCGATTCGAACCGCGCCGCCGTCGATGCCGCCGTCGCCGAGATCGCGGCCACCACCACCCGGCTGCTCGAGCAGCTACCCGATCGCAAGGTCCCGCCCAAGACGGTGCCGCCGCTGCGCCGGCCCGAAGTGATCGCGCGCATGCACGCCCACGACTGAGGCCGGCGAGCGCCCATCCGGGGACGGAACCGGCCCGTAGGGTGGGCGGTGGACGGAGGGGGAGCCATGAGTGATGTGATCGCGGTGCGCGAAGGCAGCGACCCGGAGGTGTTCGATCGGCTGCGGCCGCTGCTGTTCACCATCGCCTACGAAATGCTGGGCAGTGCCGCTGATGCCGAAGATGTCTTGCAGGACAGCTATATTCGCTGGCGTGACGTTCCCGCGGATGAGGTCGAGCATCCGCGCGCGTATCTGACGCGGATCGTCACCCGGCAGGCGCTCAATCATCTGCGGACGGTGAAGCGTCGCCGCGAGGATTACGTCGGCAGCTGGCTTCCGGAGCCGATTCGCACCGCACCCGACGCGAGTCACGATGTGCTGCTGGCCGAATCGGTGTCCATGGCCATGTTGCTCGTGCTGGAGACCCTCGGCCCGGCCGAGCGTGCGGTCTTCGTGCTGTCGGAGGTGTTCGGCCACAGCCTGGTCGAGATCGCCGACATGATCGGCAAGACCGACACCACCGTGCGCCAGATCGCACACCGCGCCCGCGAGCATGTACACGCCCGCCGCAAGCGCTTCGACACCGACAGCGACACCAGCCAGGCCGTGATCGGCACCTTCCTCGCGGCCATTCGCACCGGTGACGTGCAGACCCTCATGGATGTGCTGGCCCCGGACGTCGTGCAGATCACCGACGGCGGCGGTCGGGTGCACGCCGCGCGACGCCCGATTCTCGGCGCCGAAGCCGTGGTGAACTACCTGCTGGGGCTGGCGCGAAAGCATATGGCGGGCATGCGGGTCGAGTTCGGCGAGTACAACGCCCGGCCCGCGCTGCTGGTGCGGTCCACGGTGGACGAAAGCCTGGATACCATTCAGGTCATCGAGGTGGAGGGCGGCCGGATCGCGCGGCTGTACGCGGTCCGCAATCCCGACAAGCTCGGTGCGGCCGATGCGGTGCGCACGCTGACGCGGTGACGCAGGCCACACGAAGTCGGTGTCACGGTCGAGAATCGGGCGGTGTCCACGAGATATGAACGCAATCATCGTGTGCAAGTCCGTGTCCCATGGCAATACCCGGCGGGTCGCCGACGCGATGGGGGAGGTGCTGCAGGCCAAGGTGGTCGGCCCCGAGGACCTCGATCCGGCCACGCTCCTCGGCTACGACCTGGTGGGATTCGGGTCGGGGGTGCGTCATCAGGCCATGTACCCCGAACTGCGCGACTTCGTGCGGGCCCTCCCGGACGGACAGCATGGCCGCGCCTTCGTCTTCGCGACCAGCGGTTTCTCCGAAGTGCCGGTGCGCCCCTTCATGAAACCCGTGGTGGATTCGTTGCAGCGCAAGGGTTTCGACGTGGTGGACACCTTCCGCTGCGAGGGCTGGGACACCTGGTTCCCGTTCAAACCGGTCGGCGGCGTCCGCAAGGGTCACCCGAGCTCGGACGATCTGGCGGCGGCCCGGGCCTTCGCGGCGGGGTTGCGCTCACGACTCCAGTAGGTGCCGTAGGAAGACATCCGGATCGTTCACGAACTCGCGGGTCAAGCGCACCGGAAGCGCCTTGTCATAACTGGTTTCGTGGATCTCGCCGTCGTCGTCGAGTTCGAGAATGCTGGCCCCGGGCAACGCCAGCAGAATCGGCGAGTGCGTGGCCACGATGAATTGGCTGTCCCGCGCGGCCAATTCGGCCATGCGCGCCAGCACCGCCATGCACCCGCGCACCGAGAGCGCGGCCTCGGGCTCGTCGAGCAGATAGAGCCCGCCGGGCCCGAACCGATGCGTGATGAGGTCGATGAAGGATTCGCCGTGCGAGCGTTCGTGCGGTGAGACGCCGCCGTAGGAGTTGATGAGCGGCGGACCGAAACTGGGTGCTCTGTCCAGCTCCTCGATCTCGGTGGCCACGTTGTAGTAGGACTCGGCGCGGAGAAAATACCTGGTGCGCGGCCGGCGACCGGACTTGGCGACGATCAGATGATTGCCGAGTTCGGATTCGCTGGCACGGGTGGCGAAGTTGAAGTTCTCGCTGCCGCCCTCGGGGTTGAAGCCGTAGGCGACCGCGAGCGCCTCCACCAGGGTGGACTTACCCGATCCGTTCTCGCCGACCAGGAAGGTGACGCCGGAGCCGAAGTCGACGCCCTTCGCGAGGGCGTTCACGACCGGGAGATCGAAGGGATAACCCGAGGTCGGGGCGTCACGTTCCAGCCGGACACCGCGAATGTAGCCGTCGGCGCGGATATCCCGCCGTCGCATCCCGGTCACCTCCTCGCCGCCGCGTGATCTTGTTCTTCACGGTAGCGGGCGTGCGGGTTCAGCGAGGTCCGGGGCGGGCGACGGGGACCGACAGGTCACGTTCGGCGGCCAGTTCGCTGCGGCGCGCGGCCATGGCGGCCGCCGGATCGCCGCCCGTGCGCAGCGCCTCGAACAGCGCCGCCGCATCGTCGATGGCCTCGCGCGCACCCCGGCCCGCCGCCGGAGTTATGGCGTGGTCGGCATCGCCGCACAGCAGCACCGGGGTGCGCGGCGGCGCGGCATCCCGGAACGGAACATCGCGGGTATTGGACACATGGACGGTGTCGGTGTGCGCCAGCAACGTGTCGATGAGTCCCGGGATACCGGGCGCGGCGGTGCGAACAATGTCGCACCAGGCGTCGACCGGATGAAATCCGATGTCGCGCTGGGCAACCGGCGGCCGGGTGAGCCGGGCGAACCAGAACGCGGTGCCCTCGCTCCAGTAGTGCCCGAAGGTGCCGACCGGCCGCGGGCTGTCGCTGGCGTGGCCGTGGAAATGCAGTACGCCCGCTTCGGATTCCGGCTGCACCGGGGTGGTCGTCGTGCCGTAGCAGACGACCTGGCCCGCGTACTCGGCGATCCGCTCGGGTTCGAGCCGTGCCCGCACCAGCGAGTCGATGCCGTCCGCGCCGATGAGCAGGTCGTCCTCGACCGCGGTGCCGTCGTCCAGGATGGCGGTGGCGGTCTCGGGATCGATATCGATGACGGGCTGGTCGAACCGGATGTCGGCCCCTGCGGCACAGGCGAATCCGGTCAGGGCCGCCATGAGATCGGGCCGCCGGTACAGGCGGTGGCCTGCGCTGGGGATCGTGGTGTCGCGCAGGTGCACCCGGAATCCCGGCACCGGATGCGAGACCCGGTGCAGGTCCTCGAGCGGGACACCCAGACGTGTCAGCACCTCGTGGGCGTGACCGTCGAGCACCAGGAAGGCGCCACTGCCGGATTCCGGACGACGCTCGAAAACGGTTGCGGGGCAAAAGGTTCTGTCTCCCGCGACCCGGTTTCGGGCCAGCGCCCCGGCGAGGACGGTACCGGCGATGCCGCCGCCGACAATGGTGACCATGGCTGCTCCTGACCTCGGACGAGATGGGAAGTAGCCGACCTTCACCGGTGCTTCGACGTAGTGCGGGTTGGGGTTGGACGATGCGGGTTGGGGATCAGACTCTGCTGCGCACGAACTTGTAGATCACCAGAATCACGATCGCGCCGATGATGGCGCCGACGAAGGTGTGCTCCACCGGTGGCCGGAAGTCGAACTTGTGCGGTGCGAAGACCAGGCTGCCGAGCGTGCCGCCGACGTAACCGCCTGCGATGCCGAGCAGAATGGTGGCGATCCAGCCCATGTCCTCTTTACCGGGAACGAGGAGGCGGGCGATGGCGCCGGCTATGAGGCCGATGATGATCATGACGATGATGCTCATGGCGTGCTCCTTGCCTTGCGGGTTCCGCGTTTTCGAAGGTAGCAGGGCTAAGCATCGGTATGAGCGTGTCGCATGACGTCAGGCGCGCCCGCACCCTGATTCGCGGGGCAGCGTGGGCTGCCGTGCCGGTGATACCCGCTGCGGGGCCCGATCATGCGGAGGACAGGGCGGTCAGTTCGCGAATCAGCAGGTCCGGCCGATCGAGCGGTACGCAGGTGCGGCTGTGGTCGGCCCGCACCAGGCGGGCCTTCGGGAAACCGGCGGCCAGCCGCGGCCCGTGTTCCTGCGGCATGAGCTGATCCTCGCGCGCCCACACCACGAGCACCGGGCCGGGGAAGCCGGTGGCTTCGGCCCATCGCCGTTTGTCCTCGGCGGTGTAGCGCTGGCCCAGGATCTTGCCGATATCGCGGCGCACCCCCTCGTCGGTGGCGAAGGGGAGCAGCCAGCGTTCGGCCAGATCGGACGGAATGGGTTGTAGCGCGGTCGGATCGGCTGCGGCGTAGCGGGCGCGCAGGCCCGGATTGCGCAGGGCTCGTCCGGCCAGGGCGAGCGCCCCGGGCACGCGGGCGGCCGCGGCGAAGGCCCGCCCGGCCCGGCCCGGCGGGTAGTTGTCGAAGGCTTCGCAGGCGCACAGCACCAGGCGGGTGATCCGATCGGCGCAGCCCTCGGCCAGCATGGTCTGCGCCGCGCCCCAATGGTTCTGGACGAGCGTGACGTCGTGCAGGTCCAGGGCGTGCAGGAATTCGGCGACCAGTCGCGCCAGGCCCGCGATGCTCAGATCCGCGTCCGGTTCCATGGCGATGCGGTGGCTGCCGAGCGGCATGGTGGGCCGGACGCAGCGGAAGCCGGGCAGTCCGGCCACCACCTCGCGCCACACCAGGGCGTCCTTCATGGCGCCGTGCAGGAAGACCAGCACCGGGCCGGAGCCGCCGGAGTCCAGGTATTCGATGGTGCCCGCCGACAATTGGAGGGATTTCATCTCGGTGGACTGCGGCTCGGTCATGCGGCCTCCTCGGCGAGTGGTTCGGGTGCGGCGGGTGTTTGGCGGCCTTCGCGCCAGGGCAGCAGCGCGGCGGTGAGCAGCGCGCCGACGCCGGTGGCGAGGGCCGCGGCGCCGGCGGTCCAGAAGATGCCGTCCACGAAGGCGTCCCGGACCACGGTGACCGCCTGCTCCCGCAGCTGTGGCGACGGAATCTGCTCGGCCAGCGCCAATCCCGCGAACGGCGACGAATTGACTTCGCGCACGATGTGTTCCGGTATTCCGGCGGCGGATACGGCGGGTGCGATGGCGTGCGCGTAGCTGGAGGACAGCACCGATCCCAGCACCGCCACGCCCAGTGCGCCGCCCACCTCGCGGGTGGTGTCGTTGATGGCGGCGCCGACGCCCATGTCCTCCTCGGCGAGATTCGACATGAGCAGTTCGGTCGCGGGACCCTGCACCAGGCCCAGTCCCGCACCCATGAGAATCGTGGTCGGCAGAATGACCGCCGCGTACGAGGTGTGCGTGTCCAGGAAGGTCGCGACCACGAACCCGCCGCACAGGGCCGCCAGACCCGCCGCCACGGTGGGCGCGGTACCCAGCTTGCGGCCCAGGGCCATGCCGATGGGTGCGCCGATCATGATGCCGACCGCGTAGGGCAGGGCGCGCACACCGGTCTCCATGGCCGAGTAACCGCGCACCGCTTGGAAATACAGGGTGAAGAAGAAGACGAATCCGAACAGCGCGAAGAACGCCACCGAAATCGACAGTGCCGGAATGGCGAAGCGCCGCATCTTGAACAGGCGCACATCCAGCAGCGGAGCCCGCACCCGTAGCTGCCAGAGCACGAACAGCGTCAGCGCGCACGCCGCACCCGCGAAGGCGGTCAGGGTGATCGGCGTGGTCCAGCCGTAGCGGGGCGCCTCGATAATGGCCCACACCAGCAGAGCGATGCCGGCGATCGACAGCACCACACCCGCGATGTCCAGCCGGGCGGGGTCGGCGACCTTGGCTTCGGGCACCCACAGCGCGGTGCCCGCCATCGCGATGGCGGCCACCGGCAGGTTGATCCAGAAGACCGAATGCCAGGTGAAATGCTCCAGCAGCCAACCGCTCACGAGCGGCCCGCCGACAATGGCGATGCCCGCCACCCCGGCCCACACACCGATGGCGATCGAACGCTCCTTGCGATCGGTGAACAGCGTGGTGACCAGGGCGAGGGTGGCCGGGAAGATGGCTGCCGCGAAGACGCCCATGGCCGCCCGCGCGCCGACCAGTTCGGCCAGCCGATCCGAGGTCGCCGCCACCACCGACATGGCGGCGAAGCCGACCATGCCGAGGTAGAGCACCCGGCGGCGGCCGTAGCGGTCGCCGAGCGTGCCTGCCGCCAAGAGGAATCCGGCGAAGGTGAGGGTGTAGGCGTCGACACACCACTGCAGGCCGCTGAAGCCCGCGCCGAGCTGCGTCCCGATGGCGGGCAGCGCGATATTGATAATGGTGTTGTCGATGACCACCAGCAGTTCGGCCAGGCACAGGATGGCCATGGCGGCGTAGCGGGTCGCACCCGCCGGGTTGCTCATCGGGCGACCGTGCGCGCCTGCGTCGGTAGCTGGAATCGCATGGGCTGCATGTTCTGCCGCCGCAGCATGCTCATGGGCGTGACCTGCACGGCGAGGTCACGCAGGCGCACGGCCAGCGGGTTCTGCAATTGCTCCAGTTGGCTCAGGCGGCGTGAGTCCGCGACCAGGCGGCGGGTCCGTTCCCGGCGGGCGTTCTCATAACTGCGCAGTCCCGCACGGGGATTCGTGGCGGTGGCCAGTTCGTGGCCGAGTACCACCGCGTCCTCGATGGCGGAGCTCGCACCCTGGCTCAGGCTGGTGAGCATCGGGTGGGCGGCATCGCCGATGAGCGTGACCGGGCCGTCGCCCCACTGCGGCAGGAAGTTCCGGTCCTGGGCGGGCACGATGACGATGGACTCCTCGGGGGTCTGCTCGATGACCTCGACCACTTCGGGAGCCCAGCCCGCGAATACCGCGGCGACACCGGCCTTTCCGCCGTGCCAGTCCCGGGCGGCGGCGACACCGACATTCCGGGTGCCCCACCAGTAGACCTGGCCGCCGCCGATCTCCATGAGGCCGAAGCGGGTGCCGCGTCCCCAATAGTGGCGGGCCACACCGGTTTCGAGGTTCGGGTGCGAGAAGGGAAGGACGGCCAGCCAGCAGACGTAGCCGTACTCGTTGATCGGTTCGTCTCCGGCAATGCGCGCCCGCACCGCCGAGCGGATGCCGTCCGCGCCGATCAGCACATCGGCGCGCGCGCTGACCCCGTCGCCGAATGTGGCTGTGACGCCGTCATGGTCGTGCTCGTAGTCGCGCAGCGGGCTGTTCCAGTGGATCGGCACCTCTGCGGCCGCGGAGCGCAGCAGCGCGATCAGGTCGTTGCGGCCGATATTCACGATGGGTGCGTTCAGTTCCGCGGTGATCTGCCGGATCGGCAACTCCCGCACCAGGTTTCCGGTGGGTCCGTGAATGGTGAATCGGCGCAGCGGGCTGCCGGTGGGCCCGCCGGTGGGATCGATACCGAGTTCGGCCAGTGCGGCGGTGGCGTTGCAGGCCAGACCCAGACCCGTGCCGGTGTTCCGGAATCCGGCTGTGGTCTCATGGATTTCGACGTCGATGCCGTGCCTGCGCAGGGCGACGGCGGTGGTCAGGCCGGCAATGCCCGCACCCGCGATGAGGGCCTTCACGCGCGCACCTCCTTGGGGGCGGTGACGGCCGGGCTGGTGCGTTCCATGACGAGGTCCAGCAGCCGGTTCGGCAGCAGACGGGTGGCCACCGCCACCGCCTTGGAATCCGCGCCCACCGGATAGCGGGTGCGCGGTGTGCGCGCGGTCAGCGCGTGCTCGACGGCGTCGGCCACCGCCGCCGGTGTGGTGCGGCTGGCCTGGGCGCGTTGGCCGTTCGCGGTGACGAAGGCCAGGAAGCGATCGCGGTAGAGGTCGGCGATCTCGGCGGGCGCGGCGGCCAGCACGCGTTCCGCGCCCTCGCCGAGCTTGCCCCAGATGGGTGTCGCCACCGCGCCGGGCTCGATGATGGACACACTGATCGACAACGGCGCGAGCTCCCGGCGCAGCGCGTCGGACAGGCCGATCTTGCCGAATTGCGCTGCGGCGTAAGCACCGTGGTACGGCGTCGCCAACCGGCCCACCCCCGAGGCCACATTGACGATGCGACCGGCGGGCGCGCGCAGCTCGGCGCGCGCATCGCGAATCCGCAGCAGTGGCAGGAAGGTTCGGATCAGCTGGGCGGGACCGACCAGCGACACCTCCAGTTGGGCGCGCAGGTCCTCGGCCGACAGCAGTTCGATCGGCGCGGCCACGCACACGCCCGCATTGTTGACCAGGCCGGCCAGCCCGGCCTCGCCGACGCGTTCGGTGATCACCTTGTGCGCCACAGCGATCGACTCGGATGCGGTGACATCCAGGATGACCGGCTCGATGCGCGCATCCGCCTGTCGCAGGTCGTCGGCGTCGGTGTCTTTGCGCACGCCGGCCAGGACCAGGAAGCCGCGATCGGCCAGTCGCAGGGCCGTCTCCCGGCCGAGGCCGGTCGACGCACCGGTGATCAGTACCGCTCCACGGGTTTGGGACACGTTGTCAGCCTTTCCGTACGGCCGGTTCCGGCCGGGTCAGTTCACGGGACAGGATTTCGAGCGAATCATCGGCGAGTTGCCGGGCGCGGGCGTCGGAGACCGCGCCCTCGATGTAGGTGAAATTCCAGTGCAGCACACCGTGACTGGTGTTCACGGTGGCCACGAAGTAGCCGCTGATCGAGATGCCGGCAATGAACTGCGCACCCGAAAGCACCCAGTCCCCGGCCTTTTCGGGGAAGTCGTAGCGGCCGATATTGGAGATGCACACATTGCCCGGACCGCGCTGGTCCAGCAGCGCCACCGTGCGGGCCGAGGCGGACACCGACTCCGGCGTGGCCAGGCGCAGCAGGGCGATCAGGGCCAGGTGCTGGCGGAAACGTTTGCGGCGCAGCAGGTCCTGATTGAGCTCGCGGGCGACGTCCCACAGGTCGACCTCCCCGAATCGCGGGAAGGACGGGACCGTGCAGACGTAGGCCCCGGCCTCGTCAGGGCTCACCACGGGGTGCAGTTCGCCCCGGAAGTCGATGGGTGAACCGATGCCGATCCGGCCGTTCTGCCCCGGCGCGACGGCCCGGCCCAGGGCCAGCGCCATGGCGGCGGTCAGCGCGCCGTGCACCGTCACACCCTCGGCGCGGCAGCGCTCGATCAGCGCTTCCAGCTGGTCGCCGGACAATTCGCGATGCCACAGGCGGGTGCGGCGGGAGTGCGCGTCCACCACGGTCTGCGGTTCGAGCCGGCGGGGACGGGTCACCAGCGACACCGCCTGGTCGGCGATCGCGGTGCCGACGGCCCGGATCAGGCCGCGCACACCCTGGAATCCGCTGGGCAGCAACTCCTCCAGGGGCGGCAGGGGCGGCCGATGCGCG contains:
- a CDS encoding flavodoxin family protein, giving the protein MNAIIVCKSVSHGNTRRVADAMGEVLQAKVVGPEDLDPATLLGYDLVGFGSGVRHQAMYPELRDFVRALPDGQHGRAFVFATSGFSEVPVRPFMKPVVDSLQRKGFDVVDTFRCEGWDTWFPFKPVGGVRKGHPSSDDLAAARAFAAGLRSRLQ
- a CDS encoding AAA family ATPase, with the protein product MRRRDIRADGYIRGVRLERDAPTSGYPFDLPVVNALAKGVDFGSGVTFLVGENGSGKSTLVEALAVAYGFNPEGGSENFNFATRASESELGNHLIVAKSGRRPRTRYFLRAESYYNVATEIEELDRAPSFGPPLINSYGGVSPHERSHGESFIDLITHRFGPGGLYLLDEPEAALSVRGCMAVLARMAELAARDSQFIVATHSPILLALPGASILELDDDGEIHETSYDKALPVRLTREFVNDPDVFLRHLLES
- a CDS encoding alpha/beta fold hydrolase, whose amino-acid sequence is MTEPQSTEMKSLQLSAGTIEYLDSGGSGPVLVFLHGAMKDALVWREVVAGLPGFRCVRPTMPLGSHRIAMEPDADLSIAGLARLVAEFLHALDLHDVTLVQNHWGAAQTMLAEGCADRITRLVLCACEAFDNYPPGRAGRAFAAAARVPGALALAGRALRNPGLRARYAAADPTALQPIPSDLAERWLLPFATDEGVRRDIGKILGQRYTAEDKRRWAEATGFPGPVLVVWAREDQLMPQEHGPRLAAGFPKARLVRADHSRTCVPLDRPDLLIRELTALSSA
- a CDS encoding phthiocerol/phthiodiolone dimycocerosyl transferase family protein, with translation MTVAEVHRPLSPMERWYWIADQISPLNVIARVRLSGALAESALTRAAADLAAEHPLLRVSIAADAEGRNPEFVPVYNPEIPIRTVTPTAAATDAWEYEVDTTELGTALDWRTRPLARIVDIAHQPGTPGEYHDLILTVSHVIADGTTALALLRDLVEYAAGNPPDGPAAHRPPLPPLEELLPSGFQGVRGLIRAVGTAIADQAVSLVTRPRRLEPQTVVDAHSRRTRLWHRELSGDQLEALIERCRAEGVTVHGALTAAMALALGRAVAPGQNGRIGIGSPIDFRGELHPVVSPDEAGAYVCTVPSFPRFGEVDLWDVARELNQDLLRRKRFRQHLALIALLRLATPESVSASARTVALLDQRGPGNVCISNIGRYDFPEKAGDWVLSGAQFIAGISISGYFVATVNTSHGVLHWNFTYIEGAVSDARARQLADDSLEILSRELTRPEPAVRKG
- a CDS encoding GlsB/YeaQ/YmgE family stress response membrane protein yields the protein MSIIVMIIIGLIAGAIARLLVPGKEDMGWIATILLGIAGGYVGGTLGSLVFAPHKFDFRPPVEHTFVGAIIGAIVILVIYKFVRSRV
- a CDS encoding FAD-dependent monooxygenase is translated as MKALIAGAGIAGLTTAVALRRHGIDVEIHETTAGFRNTGTGLGLACNATAALAELGIDPTGGPTGSPLRRFTIHGPTGNLVRELPIRQITAELNAPIVNIGRNDLIALLRSAAAEVPIHWNSPLRDYEHDHDGVTATFGDGVSARADVLIGADGIRSAVRARIAGDEPINEYGYVCWLAVLPFSHPNLETGVARHYWGRGTRFGLMEIGGGQVYWWGTRNVGVAAARDWHGGKAGVAAVFAGWAPEVVEVIEQTPEESIVIVPAQDRNFLPQWGDGPVTLIGDAAHPMLTSLSQGASSAIEDAVVLGHELATATNPRAGLRSYENARRERTRRLVADSRRLSQLEQLQNPLAVRLRDLAVQVTPMSMLRRQNMQPMRFQLPTQARTVAR
- a CDS encoding SDR family NAD(P)-dependent oxidoreductase, which encodes MSQTRGAVLITGASTGLGRETALRLADRGFLVLAGVRKDTDADDLRQADARIEPVILDVTASESIAVAHKVITERVGEAGLAGLVNNAGVCVAAPIELLSAEDLRAQLEVSLVGPAQLIRTFLPLLRIRDARAELRAPAGRIVNVASGVGRLATPYHGAYAAAQFGKIGLSDALRRELAPLSISVSIIEPGAVATPIWGKLGEGAERVLAAAPAEIADLYRDRFLAFVTANGQRAQASRTTPAAVADAVEHALTARTPRTRYPVGADSKAVAVATRLLPNRLLDLVMERTSPAVTAPKEVRA
- a CDS encoding RNA polymerase sigma-70 factor, whose protein sequence is MSDVIAVREGSDPEVFDRLRPLLFTIAYEMLGSAADAEDVLQDSYIRWRDVPADEVEHPRAYLTRIVTRQALNHLRTVKRRREDYVGSWLPEPIRTAPDASHDVLLAESVSMAMLLVLETLGPAERAVFVLSEVFGHSLVEIADMIGKTDTTVRQIAHRAREHVHARRKRFDTDSDTSQAVIGTFLAAIRTGDVQTLMDVLAPDVVQITDGGGRVHAARRPILGAEAVVNYLLGLARKHMAGMRVEFGEYNARPALLVRSTVDESLDTIQVIEVEGGRIARLYAVRNPDKLGAADAVRTLTR
- a CDS encoding DUF2277 domain-containing protein, encoding MCRNITALRGLEPAATPEEIQAAALQYVRKVGGLSSISDSNRAAVDAAVAEIAATTTRLLEQLPDRKVPPKTVPPLRRPEVIARMHAHD
- a CDS encoding MFS transporter, coding for MSNPAGATRYAAMAILCLAELLVVIDNTIINIALPAIGTQLGAGFSGLQWCVDAYTLTFAGFLLAAGTLGDRYGRRRVLYLGMVGFAAMSVVAATSDRLAELVGARAAMGVFAAAIFPATLALVTTLFTDRKERSIAIGVWAGVAGIAIVGGPLVSGWLLEHFTWHSVFWINLPVAAIAMAGTALWVPEAKVADPARLDIAGVVLSIAGIALLVWAIIEAPRYGWTTPITLTAFAGAACALTLFVLWQLRVRAPLLDVRLFKMRRFAIPALSISVAFFALFGFVFFFTLYFQAVRGYSAMETGVRALPYAVGIMIGAPIGMALGRKLGTAPTVAAGLAALCGGFVVATFLDTHTSYAAVILPTTILMGAGLGLVQGPATELLMSNLAEEDMGVGAAINDTTREVGGALGVAVLGSVLSSSYAHAIAPAVSAAGIPEHIVREVNSSPFAGLALAEQIPSPQLREQAVTVVRDAFVDGIFWTAGAAALATGVGALLTAALLPWREGRQTPAAPEPLAEEAA
- a CDS encoding FAD-dependent oxidoreductase: MVTIVGGGIAGTVLAGALARNRVAGDRTFCPATVFERRPESGSGAFLVLDGHAHEVLTRLGVPLEDLHRVSHPVPGFRVHLRDTTIPSAGHRLYRRPDLMAALTGFACAAGADIRFDQPVIDIDPETATAILDDGTAVEDDLLIGADGIDSLVRARLEPERIAEYAGQVVCYGTTTTPVQPESEAGVLHFHGHASDSPRPVGTFGHYWSEGTAFWFARLTRPPVAQRDIGFHPVDAWCDIVRTAAPGIPGLIDTLLAHTDTVHVSNTRDVPFRDAAPPRTPVLLCGDADHAITPAAGRGAREAIDDAAALFEALRTGGDPAAAMAARRSELAAERDLSVPVARPGPR